Part of the Caldibacillus debilis DSM 16016 genome, CGTTCCTTTAACATCAGCATTTCGCGTGGGGTGATGTGGGGCGAGGGCAGCTGAAAGGGTTCTTCGACGATCAAGTCCGCCAGATGGCCCGCCGCTTGGGCCGATTCCAGCAGCGGGTTCGTCCCCGACGGTTTCACTTCCCCCGAACGCTTGTCTTCATACATGGAAATCGTTCCGCCGGTATGGAGGATCAATATTTTTTTCACGATTTTCCCTCCTTCAAACTTTTACGCAGAGACTCGGAATCGAAAAAGCTGTTAGAGAAATGGGGTTTGCGATGATTTCCGTCGTTTCCGCCGGGATTGCCCCCGGCCTGGCGCTCCTCAGCTATTTCTATTTGAAAGATGAATATGAAAAAGAACCGGTTTTCCAAGTGCTGAAGACCTTTATCCTCGGCGCGGCATTGGTGTTCCCCATCATGTTTATACAATATGTCCTCGACTACGAGCAAGTTTTCCCCGCCAGGGTCTTGCGCGCCTTTATCGTTGCGGGGTTTTTGGAAGAATTCTTCAAATGGTTTTTTCTTTATTATACCGTTTTTAAATTCCGGTTATTGGACGAACCGTATGACGGCATCGTATACGGGGTCAGCATCTCCCTCGGTTTTGCCACCGTGGAAAACATCCTGTTCTTGATGGCGAACGGGATCCAGTACGCCCTCGGAAGGGCGGTCTTGCCGGTTTCCAGCCACGCCCTCTTCGGCGTCATCATGGGCTATTATTTGGGAAAAAGCGAATTTGCCGGGAGGGGAAAACCGGTCTATTTGGCATTGTCGGTCGTCCTTCCGATCCTTTTCCACGGCCTCTATGATTTGATTTTAACCTTTTTCCACTGGTATGTTTGGATGCTGCCTTTTATGCTGTGCTTATGGTTTTTGGCGATGTGGAAGGTTAAAAGGGCGAAGGCGGCGAAATTTTCCTATGGAAGCTCGAAAAAGAGCTTTACCGGATGAACACGGGCCGGGATTCCGCCTCCCTCCGGTTTCCGGAAGCTTCCGCCGACGGCCGAAAACGGGCGGCCAAACCCGCAGGTCCTCCGAAAAGGGCCTGCGGGTTGTTTCCGTTCCGCGTCCTTATTCGGCCGCCCCTTTACCCGCTCCGGCCAATCCGCCTGCGCCTTCTCGCCCCGGGTCCCCTCCCGCGCAAAACCGCTCCGCCCGTCTCATCCGACGGATGTCCCGCCGCCCGAATTCCCCTTTCGGGTCCCTTTTTCCGGCCCTTCCCATCATGGGCGCAAACGGACAAGATTGCCCGAAGAAAAGATTTTCGCGGAGGTCCACAGGGAACCTCTTTTTTTTTGAAAAAACATGTTTCGAGGATGTTTTCCCGGAAAACCGCATCCTTTCCTCGCGGGCGTTTAAAACGGTGTTCCCGGAAACATCCCCCTTTTTCGGAAGAAAAGGGAGAATAATTTTGCCAATCGGGAAAAAAATATAGCCATAAGCTGCCACATACAACGGAGGGAAGGATATGCGAATCGGGAAATGGACGAAGCGTTTTGTCTTGCTTGCAAGCCTGTTGCTGTTGATTTTTTCGCAAATGCACGGAAACGAAACCCGCGCCTTTTCCAATCAAGTGATCCAAGTGGGCGCCGTCGGGGATGACGTGATCGAGCTGCAAGCGAGATTGCAATATTTGGGGTTTTATAACGGAAAAATTGACGGCGTGTTCGGGTGGAGGACCTATTGGGCGCTGAGGAATTTTCAATACGAATTCGGATTGAAGGTGGACGGTTTGGCCGGGACGAAAACGAAGGAAAAACTCGTGAAGGCATCCCGGTATGATGAACAATTTGTCAAAGAACAGATTCGGAGCGGGAGAAAATTTACTTACTACGGCGGCGTGGATTTGAACAAGCAGACGGCGCCCTCGGGACAGGGGCAAAAGGCGCCTTCCGGGGGAAAGACGTCCGGAGGGCAGGCGGCGAAACCGACGGCGGTCAACGTTCCCGGCGGTTTTTCCCAAAACGATATCCAACTGATGGCCAACGCCGTTTACGGAGAGGCCAGGGGCGAACCTTATATCGGCCAGGTGGCGGTGGCCGCGGTCATCCTGAACCGTTTGGAAAGCCCGTCATTTCCCAACACGGTGGCGGGGGTCATTTTCGAACCGGGGGCCTTCACCGCGGTGAGCGACGGGCAGATTTGGCTCACTCCGAATGAAACCGCAAAACAGGCCGTTCTCGATGCGATCAACGGATGGGACCCGTCCGGGAACGCATTGTATTATTTCAATCCGAACACGGCGACCAATCCGTGGATATGGTCCCGTCCCCAAATCAAGAAAATCGGCAAACATATCTTTTGCAAATAGGAGTGACTGCCATGCGAGGTGTTTTGATTGCAGCATTGATCGTCCTTCTCGTCGGGACGGGCTACTGGGGCTACCAGGAGCATAAGGAAAAAAACGCCATCTTGATCAACGCGGAAAACAATTACCAGCGGGCCTTCCACGAATTGACGTACAACATCGATATTTTGCACGATAAAATCGGAACGGCGCTGGCCATGAATTCCCGAAAGTCCCTGTCTCCCGCCTTGGCGGAAGTCTGGCGCATGACTTCCCAGGCGAACAGCGAGGTCGGGCAGCTTCCGCTGACCCTCGCCCCCTTCAGCAAAACCGAAGAGTTTTTGTCGCAAATCGGCGATTTCACCTATAAAACCGCCGTCAGGGACTTGGAAAAGGAACCGCTGTCGGACGAAGAATACCAAATGTTGAAATCGCTCTATCAAAAGTCGGCGGAGATCCAGGACGAATTGCGGAAAGTCCAATATCTGGTCTTGAACAACAGACTCCGATGGATGGATGTGGAAACGGCGCTGGCCACCGGGAAAGGGAACACGGACAATTCGATCATCGACGGGTTTAAAACCGTTGAAGAAAAGGTCTCCGGCTATTCGGAAACTGATCTCGGCCAATTTTTATCCTCTTCCATCAAGAAAAAGGAGAAGGGATACAAAAATTTAAAAGGAAAGACGATTTCCAAGAAAGAGGCGGCGGCCATCGCGAAAAAGTACGCGAAAGCTTCGGGCGGCGCAAAGGTCAACGTGTCGGAAGGCGGAAAGGGGTCCGATTATGCGTTCTACAGCGTGACCGTTAAGGACCGGAGCGGGGAGACGGACATGGACATTACGAAAAAGGGCGGATACCCGATTTGGATGATCAGGAACCGGGATGTGAAGGAGCAGAAAATCAGTTTAAACGAGGCGGGAAACAAGGCGGCGGAATTTTTGCAAAAGAACGGGTTCGAAAACATGGAGATGCTGGAAAGCGCCCAATACGATCATGTCGGCGTCTTTACCTTCGTCGCGCGGGAAAAGAATGTCCGCGTGTACCCGGACGCGGTCAAAATCAAGATCGGCCTCGATGACGGAAGCCTCATCGGCTTCTCCGCCGAAGAATACTTGGCTTCCCACAACACGAGGGAGATTCCGGAACCCGCCGTACAGGAAGCGGAGGCGAGAAAGCGGCTGAATCCGAATTTGAAGGTGATGGACCAAAGGTTGGCCATCATCCATAACGACGCCAACGAAGAAGTCCTTTGCTACGAATATTTGGGCGTCTTGGGGGACGACACCTACCGGGTGTTCGTCAACGCCGAGGACGGAACGGAAGAGAAGGTGGAAAAACTGCAAAACGCCGAACCGATTTATGAAAATTTGATCAACGGAAAGGCATGAAAGGATTTGCGGGCCGAAAGGCCCGTTTTTTCTTCCTCCGGCGGTGCTTGGCGGAGGCGGGCGAAAAAAAGCGAGAAGCCGTCCCGCGGAAAGGGTTGATAAATGCGCGGATGCCGGGGAATTTCGGTCTATCCGGGAGGCTGCGGTTCCCGTTCGTCGAATGACCGCCGCGGATGATGCCGGGGGCCTTGCCGGGCCCCATTTGGCACAAGACGGGTTCTATCCGCTAAGCCCAGGAAAGAGCTTCCGGTAATTCTTTCCGGGTCATTGCCGGAAAAAGGCTGCCACAAAAGCACGATTAGCCGTGAATTGGAACGTGGAACGGTCACCCGAATGAAATCAGCTAGGGCATCTCCAAGCCCACTTCCCGGAAACCGCGCAAATCCGCCATGAAGTATAGCGGCAGACTGCGGCGCCGAATTGAAATAGGGAAACCGGCGCCCTCGCCGATCTTGGGCATCGCCGCCTGAACGGCCATGCGGGGGAGGCGTCCGCCGGCTTGCGGATACCGTCTCCGGGCGGGCCGGCGCCCCCGCCCATCCCGGACGCCCGTGGCTCGGGGAATGCCATTTCCGCCGATTTTAAAAAATTCTTTTTCTTTAAAAAAAGAAGTGCCATAATAATAAAGTAGACGATCCATTTTTTTGTGGGAGATGGGGAGATGTTACGAATCGGAGATTTTTTGACGATCGAAATCCAGGAAGGCACCCGGCTGGAAAAGTTCCGCAGCAAAGTCGCCGACTTGGACGAAGAGTCCCTGTACATCGAATATCCCGTCAATTTGCGGACGAACCGGACTTCCTTTCTGATGATCGGGACCAACATGCAAGTCTCCTTTACCAGGGACGACAGTTCTTATCTTTTTTTTACGGAAGTGACCGGGCGGGTGAAAAGGGAATTGCCCCTGCTGCAATTAAAACGGCCGGGGGATGATGAAATCCATCGCATCCAAAGGAGGGAATTCGTAAGGATCAAATGGCCGGTGGACATCGCCGTCCATCCGATCCGGAATGAATTTTCCCCCTTTTGCACCGTGACCGACGACATCAGCGCCGGCGGGTTGTCCTTTTACGCCCCGGCCTCGGTCCCTTTGGCCGAAAACGATCCGTTTATCAGCTGGATCGTTTTGCCGTTGCAATCGGGCTACCAATACTTAAAATTGAAAAGCGCCGTCGTACGAACGGAAAGAGCCAGGGAAAACGCCAATCTCCTTTCCGCCCAATTTTTGGAAAAAACCGCCCAGGAAGAGCAGCATCTGATGCGTTTTGTATTCGAAGTGCAATTGGCTCTCAGGCAAAAGGAAACCCGTTTCCGGGTATAAATTTCGCAAATCGGCCGAACAATAGTAGAAAAAAGGTTTCAGGTGATGGCTGTGGAAAGGGTGGAGCGCATTCTTTGGAAGCTGGCCGCCGTTCAATTGGTCCTGCTGCTTTTGTGTCAAATTTTGTTCCACCATTTTGACTTCTTTCCGGAATTGAAAAAACAATTGCACGTCGAAGGAGTCGGTGAACAAAATTTGACAGAAATCATCGAAACGGTAAATTCTCGGTAAGCAGGTATAAATCCTGCTTTCTTTTATGTTAAAATATTGATTGTTGATCGATTCTTTATGAAATACCAATTCATAGAAGCGGGAGGCAATATGACGAACCAACGGAGGATAGCGATCGCCATCGACGGCCCCGCGGCGGCGGGGAAAAGCACGGTGGCCAAAATCGTCGCCAGAAAATTGAACTTTTTATACATTGACACGGGCGCCATGTACCGCGCGCTCACTTGGAAAGCCCTCAAAGAAAAGGTCGATGTCCGGGACGAAGAAAGGTTATACGAACTGCTGCGGCACACGGCCATCGAATTAAAGCAGGAGGGCGGCGCGCAAAGGGTGCTCGTGGACGGAAAGGAAGTGACGGAAGCCATCCGCTTGCCGGACGTCACCCGCAACGTCTCCGACGTTTCCAAACATGAACGGGTCCGCCGGGAAATGGTGAAAAGGCAGCAACAATTGGCGGA contains:
- a CDS encoding DUF5359 family protein gives rise to the protein MAVERVERILWKLAAVQLVLLLLCQILFHHFDFFPELKKQLHVEGVGEQNLTEIIETVNSR
- the ypeB gene encoding germination protein YpeB is translated as MRGVLIAALIVLLVGTGYWGYQEHKEKNAILINAENNYQRAFHELTYNIDILHDKIGTALAMNSRKSLSPALAEVWRMTSQANSEVGQLPLTLAPFSKTEEFLSQIGDFTYKTAVRDLEKEPLSDEEYQMLKSLYQKSAEIQDELRKVQYLVLNNRLRWMDVETALATGKGNTDNSIIDGFKTVEEKVSGYSETDLGQFLSSSIKKKEKGYKNLKGKTISKKEAAAIAKKYAKASGGAKVNVSEGGKGSDYAFYSVTVKDRSGETDMDITKKGGYPIWMIRNRDVKEQKISLNEAGNKAAEFLQKNGFENMEMLESAQYDHVGVFTFVAREKNVRVYPDAVKIKIGLDDGSLIGFSAEEYLASHNTREIPEPAVQEAEARKRLNPNLKVMDQRLAIIHNDANEEVLCYEYLGVLGDDTYRVFVNAEDGTEEKVEKLQNAEPIYENLINGKA
- the cmk gene encoding (d)CMP kinase, with protein sequence MTNQRRIAIAIDGPAAAGKSTVAKIVARKLNFLYIDTGAMYRALTWKALKEKVDVRDEERLYELLRHTAIELKQEGGAQRVLVDGKEVTEAIRLPDVTRNVSDVSKHERVRREMVKRQQQLAENGGVVMDGRDIGTCVLPEAEVKIFLSASVDERARRRHLENQKKGIPSDLEQLKKEIETRDRMDTEREFAPLRKAADAVEIDTTGIPIEGVVERIMEIAKEKLGLNENGEMKG
- a CDS encoding flagellar brake protein yields the protein MLRIGDFLTIEIQEGTRLEKFRSKVADLDEESLYIEYPVNLRTNRTSFLMIGTNMQVSFTRDDSSYLFFTEVTGRVKRELPLLQLKRPGDDEIHRIQRREFVRIKWPVDIAVHPIRNEFSPFCTVTDDISAGGLSFYAPASVPLAENDPFISWIVLPLQSGYQYLKLKSAVVRTERARENANLLSAQFLEKTAQEEQHLMRFVFEVQLALRQKETRFRV
- the prsW gene encoding glutamic-type intramembrane protease PrsW, whose protein sequence is MISVVSAGIAPGLALLSYFYLKDEYEKEPVFQVLKTFILGAALVFPIMFIQYVLDYEQVFPARVLRAFIVAGFLEEFFKWFFLYYTVFKFRLLDEPYDGIVYGVSISLGFATVENILFLMANGIQYALGRAVLPVSSHALFGVIMGYYLGKSEFAGRGKPVYLALSVVLPILFHGLYDLILTFFHWYVWMLPFMLCLWFLAMWKVKRAKAAKFSYGSSKKSFTG
- the sleB gene encoding spore cortex-lytic enzyme encodes the protein MHGNETRAFSNQVIQVGAVGDDVIELQARLQYLGFYNGKIDGVFGWRTYWALRNFQYEFGLKVDGLAGTKTKEKLVKASRYDEQFVKEQIRSGRKFTYYGGVDLNKQTAPSGQGQKAPSGGKTSGGQAAKPTAVNVPGGFSQNDIQLMANAVYGEARGEPYIGQVAVAAVILNRLESPSFPNTVAGVIFEPGAFTAVSDGQIWLTPNETAKQAVLDAINGWDPSGNALYYFNPNTATNPWIWSRPQIKKIGKHIFCK